A region of Candidatus Methylomirabilis tolerans DNA encodes the following proteins:
- a CDS encoding acyl-CoA dehydrogenase, translating into MKFELTEEQHLFREMVRDFAAREVAPLAKQVDEEGVFPAETVKQMGELGLMGVAIPTEYGGAGADNVCYAIAMEEIARACASTSVIMSVNNSLVADALYKFGTEAQKQRYLTPVAGGTLLGCFALSEPGAGSDASAQQTVVTREGDLFVLNGTKNFITNALEADLALVFATVDRGLRAKGVCAFLVDKGTPGFTITKVEKKLGLKGTSCCQVVFEDCRVPADNLLGEIGQGFKIAMMTLDAGRIGIAAQAVGIAQAALDISIRYAQERVAFDKPIASFQAIQWMIADMAAQTEAARLLTYRAAWLKDKGLRHTKESAMAKLFASETANRAATKALQIHGGYGYLYDFPAQRLFRDARITEIYEGTSEIQRLVIAHQLLN; encoded by the coding sequence ATGAAATTCGAGTTGACCGAAGAGCAACACCTGTTTCGGGAGATGGTGCGCGACTTCGCCGCCAGAGAGGTAGCGCCGCTGGCTAAGCAGGTGGATGAAGAAGGGGTCTTCCCGGCGGAGACGGTGAAGCAGATGGGGGAGCTCGGGCTGATGGGCGTGGCGATCCCTACGGAATACGGCGGCGCCGGGGCGGACAACGTCTGCTATGCGATCGCGATGGAGGAGATCGCTCGGGCCTGCGCCTCGACCAGCGTCATCATGTCGGTCAATAACTCGCTGGTTGCCGATGCCCTCTATAAGTTCGGCACGGAGGCCCAAAAGCAGCGGTATCTTACGCCGGTTGCCGGCGGCACGCTACTGGGTTGTTTTGCGCTGAGCGAACCTGGCGCCGGATCGGATGCGTCGGCCCAGCAGACTGTGGTTACCAGAGAGGGCGACCTATTCGTACTGAACGGGACAAAGAACTTCATCACGAATGCCTTGGAGGCTGATCTGGCGCTCGTCTTTGCCACGGTCGATCGCGGTCTTCGAGCCAAAGGGGTCTGTGCCTTCCTGGTGGACAAGGGTACGCCGGGCTTCACCATCACGAAGGTGGAGAAAAAGTTGGGACTCAAGGGCACCAGTTGCTGTCAGGTCGTCTTCGAAGATTGCCGCGTACCTGCGGACAACCTGTTGGGCGAGATAGGGCAAGGGTTCAAGATTGCTATGATGACCCTGGATGCCGGCCGGATCGGCATTGCGGCGCAGGCCGTGGGGATCGCCCAGGCTGCGCTGGACATCTCGATTCGATACGCCCAGGAGCGGGTCGCGTTCGATAAGCCGATTGCGTCGTTTCAGGCGATACAATGGATGATCGCTGATATGGCGGCGCAGACCGAGGCGGCGAGGCTGCTCACCTATCGGGCGGCCTGGCTGAAGGACAAGGGGCTTCGGCATACCAAGGAATCGGCGATGGCAAAACTGTTTGCGTCGGAGACGGCCAATCGGGCCGCCACAAAGGCGCTCCAGATCCACGGCGGCTATGGGTATCTCTACGATTTTCCGGCTCAGCGGCTATTTCGCGATGCCCGCATCACCGAGATCTACGAGGGCACGTCCGAGATTCAGCGGTTAGTGATCGCTCATCAGTTACTGAACTGA